The following nucleotide sequence is from Zingiber officinale cultivar Zhangliang chromosome 10A, Zo_v1.1, whole genome shotgun sequence.
TTTTTAATTTTTCTCTCCCATCATCAGGAGCGTCAGAACTATTGACTCCAAATCCAACTTGACCTCCCTTCTAATTATTTTGACTGCTGCAGATATCCCTCGAAACTGGTATATTTCGAATCTGCAGTGAAAATCTCCAAACAATTACCAGCTTCATCCTTgatgattttcttctccttaatTTCGTACCGTATCAATATCATTCAAACATTCTCAATTCCAGTGGTCTTGGTCTTCTTCGTTAACCTAACAGGATCTATTCAGTGAAGTAGATTTCAACTGATTAAATTATTATCGAATGTTTGACGAGTTCATGCAATTAAAACGAGAAAATGACGTAACATTAAATTTTTCTCTCCATAGAATCGCTGCAAAAACACGTCGATGCCGATGGATTCCTGCCAAATTGCGGTCCCATAGGCATAATGTCGATCACTTGGCGTGCACGCAGCAATTGCACATCCGCCAGCACAGGAACCATTGCATCTAACCTTCCTTCGTCGGTCAAAAGAGAAAGCGAGCTTCCCCCACGTCGAGGCCGCCCACCTCGGCCTTTTCACCGCGTGGGCGCGTGCGTGATGTGTCGCCCTCGCCCATGCGAGCAGAGCGCCATGGCGGCCGCCTGACCGCGTCCCCGCAACTCGGCAAGGTGCGCCCGACACGTCGATTGTAATGGTGGGAGCCATGCACCGACGTGAAAACCTCGTGCATTCCTGCCGTCACTAATAAAATCACTGCACTAGCAATGGACACGTGGCATCCGACTCCAAGCAGGGAGGGGACGCCGCTGCGCATGTGCCGAGAGAAAGACGACGACGACGCAGAATGCAAGTCAACAGTCAAATTCCAGAAAAGATGAGCGCTGTATAAATAAACCCGTCTTCCCCTTCCACGCATCCTGCTCTGCTCTCTCCACTGCAAAGAAACCTCTGCGAAGAAGAGAAGGGGCTACGATTTGAGGAGGTAATTACGATTTAGCTCGAGCAAACTTTCTTTTGTGTTCATGTAAGATTCCTTCACTAATTCCGAGATTCTGCTCATTTTATGCAGATCGAAGCGAGTGGGATCGAAGCAGATTTCTTCGGCCACCGTACGACATGGGAATCTCGAGCCTACCTAACCCGTCTGAGAGCGTGCTCACTCTGTTCCTCTTCAACGTCGCGCTCGCCGTCTCCATCCTGaaggagttcctccgctcggcgctCCATTTCCTCCGCCTCAGCTCGCCGCCACCGGCGGAGTTGGACGGCGGGGGCGGCGCGGCGGAGCCCGGTCTCGCCGAGCGCTTCCGGAAGCGGTGCAGGCCGTTTCGGTTCGGGTCCGCGCTGGAGCGGCGGCGGGCGGCGGACTGCCGGGTTTGCCTCGGCCGGTTCGAGCCTGAGTCGGTGGTGAACCGGCTCGCCTGCGGGCACCTCTTCCACATGGCTTGTC
It contains:
- the LOC122028185 gene encoding probable E3 ubiquitin-protein ligase XERICO, with protein sequence MGISSLPNPSESVLTLFLFNVALAVSILKEFLRSALHFLRLSSPPPAELDGGGGAAEPGLAERFRKRCRPFRFGSALERRRAADCRVCLGRFEPESVVNRLACGHLFHMACLETWFEYHHATCPLCRAHVLHGEEPTASFSPSLS